A single window of Thalassoroseus pseudoceratinae DNA harbors:
- a CDS encoding YybH family protein — MKWFRCFVFTVLLVGSVADINAAEPTVAETFLRQWAAAWKTSNVDRMMQFYDDGPETLAIESLGHVRQGPEQIRKMFEGAFEELVFDRVSVTILTQKRQDSVAWATFRYRANVRLKETQMKFVLQSRGTFILRNDGKTWKIATEHFSTIPDVPRVQPDR; from the coding sequence ATGAAGTGGTTCCGTTGCTTTGTGTTTACAGTCCTCTTGGTTGGCTCTGTGGCCGACATCAACGCCGCTGAGCCAACGGTTGCGGAAACGTTTCTTCGGCAATGGGCGGCCGCTTGGAAGACTTCAAACGTCGATCGCATGATGCAGTTTTACGACGACGGTCCAGAGACTCTGGCGATCGAGTCGCTGGGTCATGTTCGTCAAGGACCGGAGCAGATTCGGAAAATGTTCGAAGGGGCATTCGAGGAGTTGGTCTTCGATCGCGTGTCCGTCACGATTCTCACCCAGAAACGCCAAGACTCCGTGGCGTGGGCGACGTTTCGTTACCGGGCGAATGTTCGACTCAAAGAAACTCAGATGAAATTCGTTTTGCAGTCGCGTGGCACATTCATTCTGCGGAATGATGGCAAGACGTGGAAAATCGCAACCGAACACTTCTCAACCATTCCCGACGTGCCGCGTGTGCAACCAGACCGTTGA
- a CDS encoding NUDIX domain-containing protein, which produces MQHGPWKILQQRPIHADPWVTLRQDDVIRPDGEPGTYTVVYVKPGVCVLAVDDEQNVYLTEEFHYGVGRDTLEAVSGGTEANEDTRQTAARELQEEIGVVASSLVKLGTVDPLTSCLVSPTELYLAQGLQFVDPSPEGTEVIRRVKVPLAEAVEKVLIGEITHGPSCVLILKTHLTFTNQ; this is translated from the coding sequence ATGCAACACGGACCGTGGAAGATTTTGCAGCAACGCCCCATTCATGCCGACCCGTGGGTCACGTTGAGACAGGATGACGTAATTCGTCCCGATGGCGAACCCGGAACTTACACCGTGGTGTACGTCAAACCTGGCGTGTGTGTGTTGGCAGTCGATGACGAACAAAACGTGTATCTCACCGAGGAATTCCACTACGGTGTGGGTCGCGACACGCTCGAAGCTGTCAGCGGGGGCACAGAAGCCAACGAAGACACACGCCAAACCGCCGCTCGTGAACTTCAGGAAGAAATCGGAGTCGTCGCGTCAAGCCTCGTCAAACTTGGCACGGTCGATCCGCTCACGTCGTGTCTTGTCTCACCGACGGAGTTGTATTTGGCTCAAGGGCTGCAATTTGTCGACCCATCTCCGGAAGGTACGGAAGTGATTCGACGCGTGAAAGTCCCGTTGGCCGAAGCGGTGGAGAAGGTGCTTATCGGCGAGATCACGCACGGCCCGAGTTGCGTCCTGATTTTGAAAACCCACCTCACGTTCACCAACCAATAA
- a CDS encoding STAS domain-containing protein, with the protein MASRRKKRMTIHLWNKTTVLDLGEIEIWDGADLALLRDTLSEQVESEGVRRLGVNMQFVKYIPSGFFGMLYDWQEKGIEIRLFSPQPNVAEMLWFRQFFDLTEDGSYLLQSEPKEDMVATEPVAEVPDEWADLSEWEEVHGRSLSRSSR; encoded by the coding sequence ATGGCCTCACGCCGCAAAAAGCGTATGACGATTCATCTTTGGAACAAAACAACCGTTCTCGATTTGGGAGAAATCGAGATTTGGGATGGTGCGGACTTGGCGTTGCTGCGGGATACGCTGTCCGAGCAAGTCGAGAGTGAAGGCGTGCGGCGGTTGGGTGTCAACATGCAGTTCGTGAAGTACATCCCCAGCGGATTCTTCGGCATGTTGTACGATTGGCAGGAAAAAGGCATCGAGATTCGTTTGTTCTCACCGCAGCCGAACGTAGCCGAGATGTTGTGGTTTCGTCAATTCTTCGATCTGACCGAAGACGGCAGTTACCTGCTGCAAAGCGAACCCAAGGAAGACATGGTCGCCACGGAACCAGTCGCTGAAGTTCCCGATGAATGGGCGGACCTCAGCGAATGGGAAGAAGTGCACGGTCGGTCGCTGAGTCGTAGCAGTCGGTGA
- a CDS encoding DUF4350 domain-containing protein, protein MPTSTGKTPSFPRSSWLWLVVVLGVASMHFWFPNFSPGSDYDSYSTKAEGKLAFYRLLREEGEKLGWKVKRSFSSLTKREQSTGFARGSLLALLGPGRELTADEWDALLTWIRQGGTLLVAARDDSPGLSIPGLDMHVRPLEDATAADRYEDTTGVVHTSLIEFGDLYWESSAFVDAPNSQALIEYSGYKQAVVQEVGRGQVILVATDFLFWNQSLAWDDNPILAFAVLKTDRHDYNAVNSHPIKRVMLDESLNASSTPKVVGLLLEPPLRSVTIQVFVLVLLFAWWRNRRFGPIEPEASAVRRNLVDHTDTVGSHAWKARSSGRMVEAYLSHLRQELKLGTMHGHEDRVLEPIARRLNRPVSKVQRLLEQAEKATQMPKLPRKTAAEVIRRLAMIHRASRPQVGSPDGE, encoded by the coding sequence ATGCCCACCTCGACCGGCAAAACTCCTTCGTTCCCCCGCAGTTCTTGGCTATGGTTGGTCGTGGTGTTGGGCGTGGCGAGCATGCACTTCTGGTTTCCCAATTTCTCGCCAGGCTCTGACTACGACAGCTACAGCACCAAAGCGGAAGGCAAACTGGCGTTCTATCGGTTGTTACGCGAGGAGGGTGAGAAACTCGGCTGGAAAGTGAAACGCTCGTTCTCGTCGCTCACCAAACGAGAACAATCGACGGGATTCGCACGCGGTTCGTTGCTGGCTCTGCTGGGACCAGGTCGCGAGCTGACTGCGGATGAATGGGACGCATTGCTCACGTGGATTCGCCAAGGGGGAACCCTGTTGGTTGCCGCCCGTGACGACTCGCCAGGCTTGTCGATCCCCGGTCTCGACATGCACGTCAGACCGCTCGAAGACGCCACCGCGGCCGACCGCTACGAAGACACCACCGGTGTGGTGCATACCAGTCTGATCGAGTTCGGTGATCTGTATTGGGAATCGTCGGCCTTTGTTGACGCACCCAATTCGCAAGCACTGATTGAATACAGTGGCTACAAACAGGCGGTGGTACAGGAAGTCGGACGGGGGCAAGTCATTTTGGTCGCGACCGATTTTCTGTTCTGGAACCAATCGCTCGCATGGGACGACAACCCCATCCTTGCGTTTGCCGTTCTGAAGACCGACCGTCACGACTACAACGCCGTCAACTCGCATCCGATCAAACGCGTGATGCTCGACGAATCTTTGAACGCTAGCAGCACACCGAAAGTGGTAGGGTTGCTGTTGGAACCGCCGTTGCGATCAGTCACGATTCAAGTCTTCGTGCTGGTGTTGCTGTTCGCTTGGTGGCGGAACCGCCGATTCGGACCGATCGAACCGGAAGCCTCGGCAGTTCGGCGAAATCTCGTCGATCACACCGATACCGTGGGAAGCCACGCGTGGAAGGCTCGCAGTTCCGGACGAATGGTGGAGGCGTATCTCAGCCATCTTCGTCAGGAACTCAAACTTGGCACGATGCACGGTCACGAAGACCGTGTGCTGGAACCGATCGCCCGCCGGCTAAACCGTCCGGTGTCTAAGGTTCAGCGATTGCTCGAACAGGCGGAGAAAGCCACGCAGATGCCGAAGTTGCCTCGCAAGACCGCCGCAGAAGTCATCCGCCGCTTGGCGATGATCCACCGAGCGTCGCGGCCACAAGTCGGAAGTCCGGACGGCGAGTAG
- a CDS encoding DUF4129 domain-containing protein, translating into MKSCSWTFLQRSILAIGLTLIVHETFADDLSETGPQPPQARRVRRTAEEILSSPEFQNFERLRRGSSRRQSIGSGSGRTRLRMRTGSGGSQSDSSSGPQNSDTRQRLPGPGQNAPREFGGNEQPGENRGPNEQQGTDPFGGNTPDGQNPGELGNNIGENLGRNDFPEIDDNIPNPADRNFGQDNQPGENANDNQPGNAGGPGDEDDPLGGENNTEPNDGLDNNADNRNGNPAGPGNNGDNQNPNGGENGANQNPAGDNNPRENNEPLPPVRQNNPPAENPPPSEPINEPDEDEQELASQSPASSSFAGFVAGLFHLLAYAILGVVIGLILWLIIKAIKDFELPTKLDHEHETGGDLPSNANEPENAPGEHPPDVYIAKARELAAIGNYRDAIAQLTMGAMSRIERTNRIRYRRGLTIRDYLRALRQNRTEYQAFRSIVRVFEPISFGRREPTKALFEKTLGGYEAGFATSMENGA; encoded by the coding sequence ATGAAATCTTGTAGTTGGACGTTCCTACAGCGATCAATTCTGGCGATTGGTTTGACGCTAATTGTCCACGAGACATTCGCCGACGATCTCTCCGAAACGGGGCCGCAACCGCCACAAGCTCGACGTGTGCGACGGACGGCGGAGGAAATCTTATCGTCTCCGGAGTTTCAGAATTTCGAGCGTCTCCGACGTGGCAGTTCAAGACGGCAGTCGATCGGTTCGGGGAGTGGACGTACTCGGCTACGGATGCGAACGGGATCGGGGGGGAGTCAGTCGGACTCGTCCTCGGGGCCTCAGAACTCGGACACTCGCCAACGACTTCCCGGCCCCGGCCAAAATGCTCCCCGCGAATTCGGTGGCAATGAACAACCCGGAGAGAACCGCGGCCCCAACGAACAACAGGGAACCGATCCCTTCGGCGGCAACACCCCCGATGGCCAGAACCCCGGCGAACTGGGCAACAACATCGGTGAGAATCTTGGGCGGAACGATTTTCCCGAGATCGACGACAACATCCCGAACCCCGCCGATCGCAACTTCGGCCAAGACAACCAACCCGGTGAGAACGCCAACGACAATCAGCCCGGAAACGCTGGCGGCCCCGGAGACGAAGACGACCCGCTCGGTGGTGAAAACAACACCGAGCCTAATGACGGATTGGACAATAATGCCGACAACCGGAATGGCAATCCGGCGGGCCCCGGGAATAACGGCGATAACCAAAACCCCAACGGCGGGGAAAACGGAGCAAACCAAAACCCCGCCGGCGACAACAATCCACGCGAGAACAATGAGCCGCTCCCGCCGGTTCGACAGAACAATCCCCCGGCTGAAAATCCACCACCTTCAGAGCCAATCAACGAACCGGACGAGGACGAACAGGAACTCGCGTCCCAATCGCCCGCGTCCAGCTCGTTTGCCGGATTCGTCGCAGGACTGTTTCACTTGTTGGCCTACGCGATTTTGGGTGTTGTCATCGGCTTGATTCTGTGGCTGATCATCAAAGCGATCAAGGATTTTGAACTGCCGACGAAACTCGATCATGAGCACGAAACCGGTGGCGATCTGCCGTCGAACGCCAACGAACCGGAGAACGCTCCCGGCGAACATCCGCCCGATGTGTATATTGCCAAAGCTCGTGAGTTGGCGGCGATAGGGAACTATCGCGACGCGATTGCTCAACTCACAATGGGCGCCATGAGCCGCATCGAACGGACCAACCGAATCCGCTACCGACGCGGTCTCACCATTCGCGATTACCTCCGAGCCTTACGCCAGAACAGAACCGAATACCAGGCGTTTCGGTCAATCGTGCGTGTGTTCGAGCCGATCAGCTTTGGCCGTCGTGAACCGACCAAAGCACTGTTCGAGAAAACTCTCGGCGGTTACGAAGCTGGTTTCGCAACCAGTATGGAGAACGGCGCTTAG